Proteins co-encoded in one Zootoca vivipara chromosome 3, rZooViv1.1, whole genome shotgun sequence genomic window:
- the LOC132591940 gene encoding tetratricopeptide repeat protein 27-like, with amino-acid sequence MRALERVLLRGFPSAAESPRWKQNEAASAAESGSLLQLLLEGNYEAILLSKAVQDIFRAPEVAEEDTIASYLEKQIQDYLDCSSVDTDHNADIFVYMYILCSTYL; translated from the exons ATGCGGGCGTTGGAGCGTGTGTTGCTGAGGGGCTTCCCCAGCGCAGCGGAGTCACCGCGGTGGAAGCAGAACGAGGCGGCTTCGGCTGCAG agAGTGGGTCCTTGTTGCAGTTGCTGTTGGAAGGGAATTATGAGGCCATTTTACTAAGTAAAGCAGTCCAGGATATTTTCAGAGCACCTGAAGTAGCAGAAGAGGATACCATTGCCAGCTACTTAGAAAAGCAGATTCAAGATTATCTGGACTGTTCTTCTGTAGATACGGATCACAATGCAGACATATTTGTATATATGTACATATTATGTAGTACTTATTTGTAA